A single genomic interval of Flavobacterium sp. N2820 harbors:
- a CDS encoding DUF1972 domain-containing protein, with protein sequence MKIGILGTRGIPNHYGGFEQFAEFFATYAAKQGHEVFVYNSHSHPYKEKEFKGVHIVHCYDPENKIGTVGQFIYDLNCIRDARKRGFDIILQLGYTSSSVWFSLHPKNAIVITNMDGLEWKRTKYSKKVQKALQIAERLAVKKSDFLIADSIGIQKYLKEKYNTNSTYIAYGAYNFNNPNPEILEKYQVEKEKFNMILARFEPENNLDMVLEGVTMAEDKTPILVIGNHSTKYGTYLKDKYKSFSNIRFLGAVYNLDYLNNLRYFSNLYFHGHTVGGTNPSLLEAMASKALIAAHNNDFNKGVLKENAYYFTSAEEVKKILNSIKKSNNLQIVENNYAAITTTFNWEKINEQYLQLFKQCLEGASRRK encoded by the coding sequence ATGAAAATTGGAATTTTAGGAACGCGAGGAATCCCTAACCATTATGGGGGTTTTGAGCAATTTGCAGAATTTTTTGCTACATATGCCGCAAAACAAGGGCACGAGGTGTTTGTATACAATTCGCATAGTCATCCATACAAAGAAAAAGAATTTAAAGGAGTACATATTGTGCATTGCTACGATCCAGAAAACAAAATCGGAACCGTTGGGCAGTTTATATATGATTTGAATTGCATTAGAGATGCCAGAAAAAGAGGGTTTGACATCATTCTTCAACTAGGTTACACAAGTAGTTCGGTATGGTTTTCTTTACATCCCAAAAACGCTATTGTAATTACAAATATGGATGGTTTAGAGTGGAAACGCACTAAATATTCTAAAAAAGTTCAAAAAGCACTTCAAATAGCAGAACGATTAGCGGTTAAAAAAAGTGATTTTTTAATTGCAGATTCTATAGGTATTCAAAAATATTTAAAAGAAAAATACAATACAAACAGCACCTATATTGCTTATGGTGCCTATAATTTTAATAATCCGAATCCTGAAATTTTGGAAAAATATCAAGTTGAAAAGGAAAAATTCAACATGATATTAGCGCGTTTTGAGCCTGAAAATAATTTAGATATGGTATTAGAAGGTGTTACCATGGCTGAGGATAAAACACCAATTTTAGTAATCGGAAATCACAGCACTAAGTATGGAACGTATTTAAAGGATAAGTATAAAAGCTTTTCAAATATTCGATTTTTAGGAGCGGTTTACAATTTAGATTATTTAAATAATTTGCGTTATTTTTCTAATCTTTATTTTCACGGACACACCGTTGGAGGCACGAATCCATCATTGTTAGAGGCCATGGCATCTAAAGCTTTAATTGCGGCTCATAATAATGATTTTAACAAAGGAGTTCTTAAAGAAAATGCCTATTATTTTACCTCTGCAGAAGAGGTTAAAAAAATCTTAAATTCAATCAAAAAAAGTAATAACTTGCAAATCGTAGAAAATAACTATGCTGCAATAACTACAACTTTTAATTGGGAGAAAATAAATGAACAATATTTACAACTTTTTAAGCAATGTTTGGAAGGAGCTTCTAGAAGAAAATAA
- a CDS encoding DegT/DnrJ/EryC1/StrS family aminotransferase, with protein sequence MIKYPLASSTWDEKEIEAINGVIAKDMYTMGEGVKQFEDDFAKFVNSKYAVMVNSGSSANLIAVAAMFYTKNPKLKRGDEVIVPAVSWSTTYYPLYQYGLKLKFVDVDLHTLNFDLEQLKSAVTENTKMILAVNLLGNPNNFDAINEIIGTRNIILMEDNCESMGAEFKGKQTGTFGLVGTFSTFFSHHMATMEGGLIVTDDEEMYHVMVCLRAHGWTRHLPKENKISNKSDNWFEESFRFLLPGYNVRPVEMSGVIGVEQLKKLPSFLDQRRKNAELFVSLFKDNKDFYIQKDIDNSSWFGFSFIIKPESKLNRSDIVKALEENHIDCRPIVTGDFTKNEVLKYFDCEIFGEMKNAQYLDKNGFFVGNHQIDLTEEIKHLHRVLTSL encoded by the coding sequence ATGATTAAATATCCATTAGCATCCTCAACTTGGGATGAAAAAGAAATAGAAGCCATCAATGGTGTTATCGCAAAAGATATGTACACCATGGGCGAAGGCGTAAAACAATTTGAAGACGATTTTGCAAAATTTGTCAATTCAAAATACGCAGTTATGGTAAACTCTGGCTCATCGGCAAATCTAATTGCAGTGGCAGCTATGTTTTATACTAAAAATCCAAAATTAAAAAGAGGTGATGAAGTAATTGTACCTGCCGTTTCTTGGTCAACCACTTATTATCCTTTGTATCAATATGGTTTAAAATTAAAATTTGTGGATGTTGATTTACACACACTAAATTTTGATTTAGAACAATTGAAATCAGCCGTTACTGAGAACACTAAAATGATTTTGGCCGTAAACCTTTTGGGAAACCCAAATAATTTTGATGCAATCAACGAAATCATTGGTACAAGAAACATTATCTTAATGGAAGATAATTGCGAATCCATGGGCGCTGAATTTAAAGGAAAACAAACAGGAACTTTTGGCTTAGTAGGCACATTTTCGACTTTCTTCTCACACCATATGGCGACTATGGAAGGCGGATTAATTGTAACTGATGATGAAGAAATGTATCATGTTATGGTATGTTTAAGAGCACACGGATGGACACGCCATTTGCCTAAAGAAAATAAAATTTCTAACAAAAGTGATAATTGGTTTGAAGAATCATTCCGCTTTTTATTGCCTGGATATAATGTGCGCCCTGTTGAAATGAGTGGCGTAATTGGTGTAGAACAATTGAAAAAATTACCTTCTTTTTTAGACCAAAGAAGAAAAAATGCGGAATTGTTTGTTTCTTTATTTAAAGATAACAAAGATTTTTACATTCAAAAAGATATTGACAACAGCAGTTGGTTTGGATTTAGCTTTATCATTAAACCCGAATCTAAACTAAACCGTTCAGATATTGTAAAAGCATTAGAAGAAAATCACATCGATTGTCGTCCAATCGTTACAGGCGATTTCACTAAAAATGAAGTATTGAAATACTTCGATTGTGAAATTTTTGGCGAAATGAAAAATGCACAATATTTAGACAAAAATGGTTTCTTTGTAGGTAATCACCAAATTGACTTAACGGAAGAAATTAAGCATTTACACCGTGTTTTAACTTCATTGTAA
- a CDS encoding glycosyltransferase family 4 protein — MKNILFIHQSAEMYGSDKTLLLLIRHINRERFCPVVILPNEGPLKKALELENIEVYIAPVIKLHRKMFTPKNMVSLLKQIKQAFRIVNKINENYNFEIVYSNTLAVLLGYLFAKKNRIKHVWHVHEIIESPKIVAKTFRFLLHTKSNFFTIYNSNATADFWKSSSRKNIDYEVVTNGLEVPSSPLLVNEIVSIRKEIFDVNNEIVIGLVGRINKWKGQFILLEAFSKLIKKYPDLRLIFVGSTTENQSYILKELTAKIDAFQIVNQVKIVPFQPDINKIWSAIDIAIVPSVEPEPFGLVAVEAMLAKKPVIASNHGGLTEIVIHEHTGFLVQPNNVTDLVNAIETLVNDEAKRLEMGEKGYVRAVEEFSIYKYVSNIEKILA, encoded by the coding sequence ATGAAAAATATTCTTTTTATTCACCAATCAGCCGAAATGTATGGTTCAGATAAAACTTTATTGTTATTAATTAGGCATATAAATAGGGAGCGATTTTGCCCTGTAGTTATTTTACCAAACGAAGGACCATTAAAAAAAGCATTAGAACTAGAAAACATTGAGGTATATATTGCGCCTGTTATAAAGTTACATAGAAAAATGTTTACTCCAAAAAACATGGTGTCTTTATTAAAGCAAATTAAACAAGCTTTTAGAATTGTAAATAAAATAAATGAAAACTATAATTTCGAAATAGTATATTCTAATACCCTTGCCGTTTTATTGGGTTATCTATTTGCAAAAAAAAACAGAATAAAACATGTTTGGCATGTTCATGAGATAATAGAATCACCTAAAATAGTTGCAAAAACATTTCGTTTTTTATTACATACTAAAAGCAATTTCTTTACAATATACAATTCTAACGCGACTGCTGATTTTTGGAAGTCTTCAAGTCGAAAAAATATTGACTATGAGGTTGTTACAAATGGCCTAGAAGTTCCATCATCTCCGCTTTTGGTTAATGAAATTGTATCCATTAGAAAAGAAATATTTGACGTTAATAATGAAATTGTAATAGGTCTAGTAGGTAGAATAAATAAATGGAAAGGTCAATTTATATTATTAGAAGCATTTAGTAAATTGATAAAAAAGTATCCAGATTTAAGATTAATTTTTGTGGGTTCTACAACAGAAAATCAATCCTATATATTAAAAGAACTGACCGCTAAAATTGATGCTTTTCAAATTGTAAATCAAGTAAAAATAGTTCCATTTCAACCTGATATTAATAAGATTTGGTCTGCAATTGATATTGCTATCGTGCCATCAGTAGAACCAGAACCATTTGGTTTAGTAGCTGTAGAGGCTATGTTAGCAAAAAAACCTGTAATAGCATCAAATCATGGAGGCTTAACAGAAATAGTTATACATGAACATACTGGTTTTTTGGTTCAACCAAATAATGTTACTGATTTAGTTAACGCAATAGAAACATTAGTTAATGATGAGGCAAAGAGATTAGAAATGGGCGAAAAGGGCTATGTTCGTGCAGTAGAAGAGTTTTCTATTTATAAATATGTTTCAAATATTGAAAAAATTTTAGCCTAA
- a CDS encoding O-antigen ligase family protein — MNEWLIRKKVFRFLVLFFLLISIYLYFSRTMLVVFFVMGFSLLGYAKITVKTLKFIGIAVVSILVLYAYLFSVKLDRNAKGAEAFLYKIKIAPEEIFKSKIDRNNHKELWDHWRGYEAKRAIYLMEENPTSYFIGTGFGSLVNLKFQAPVGGEGGMKYISRLHNGYIFVLYKTGILGLLLYFVFLTSLYMKIYRFNTNNSNQILVNRLISSIGLFYIFTTLIISGIYIPRDAVVFVLGGLLSFNTLKSNTKM, encoded by the coding sequence ATGAATGAGTGGTTAATTAGAAAAAAAGTATTTCGTTTTCTTGTTTTATTTTTTCTACTGATATCCATTTATCTTTATTTTTCTAGGACAATGTTGGTAGTGTTTTTTGTAATGGGATTTTCTTTATTAGGCTATGCAAAAATTACAGTTAAAACTTTAAAGTTTATAGGGATAGCTGTAGTTTCTATTTTGGTACTATATGCTTATTTATTTTCTGTTAAATTAGACAGAAACGCCAAAGGTGCTGAGGCATTTTTATATAAAATTAAAATTGCTCCAGAAGAAATTTTCAAGTCAAAAATCGACAGAAATAATCATAAAGAATTATGGGATCATTGGCGAGGATATGAGGCAAAAAGAGCCATTTATCTTATGGAAGAAAATCCGACAAGTTATTTTATAGGAACAGGTTTCGGCTCTTTAGTGAATTTAAAATTTCAAGCACCTGTTGGAGGAGAGGGAGGAATGAAATACATTTCTAGATTACATAATGGTTACATCTTTGTTTTATACAAAACAGGGATTCTAGGATTGTTGTTGTATTTTGTATTTTTGACCAGTCTGTATATGAAAATTTACAGATTTAATACAAATAATTCGAATCAAATATTAGTCAATAGATTAATTTCTTCAATTGGATTGTTTTATATTTTCACAACCTTAATTATCAGTGGAATCTATATTCCAAGAGATGCTGTAGTTTTTGTTCTTGGAGGTTTGTTGAGTTTTAATACTTTAAAGTCTAATACAAAAATGTAA
- a CDS encoding UDP-glucuronic acid decarboxylase family protein gives MKRILITGAAGFLGSHLCDRFIKEGYFVIGMDNLITGDLKNIEHLFKDKNFEFYHHDITKFVHVPGNLDYILHFASPASPIDYLKIPIQTLKVGSLGTHNLLGLARVKKARILIASTSEVYGDPLVHPQTEEYYGNVNTIGPRGVYDEAKRFQESITMAYHTFHGVETRIVRIFNTYGPRMRLNDGRVIPAFIGQALRGEDLTIFGDGSQTRSFCYVDDQVEGIFRLLHSDYHLPVNIGNPDEITIKDFAEEIIKLTGTNQKVVYHPLPINDPMQRQPDTTKAKEILGWEAKVSRSEGMKITYDYFKTLSSEELLKEEHKDFTKYIH, from the coding sequence ATGAAAAGAATATTAATTACAGGAGCAGCAGGTTTTCTTGGCTCCCATCTTTGCGATAGGTTTATAAAAGAGGGTTATTTTGTAATTGGTATGGATAATTTAATTACAGGGGATTTAAAAAACATAGAACATCTTTTTAAGGATAAAAACTTTGAATTTTATCATCATGACATTACAAAATTTGTTCATGTTCCTGGGAATTTAGATTATATATTACATTTTGCATCACCTGCAAGTCCAATAGATTATTTAAAAATTCCGATTCAAACTTTGAAAGTAGGTTCATTAGGAACACATAATTTATTAGGTTTAGCCCGCGTAAAAAAAGCTCGAATATTAATTGCTTCTACTTCTGAAGTGTATGGAGATCCTTTGGTACACCCACAGACAGAAGAATATTATGGAAATGTTAATACTATAGGACCTCGTGGAGTTTATGATGAGGCAAAGCGCTTTCAAGAATCTATAACTATGGCGTATCATACTTTTCATGGAGTAGAAACTAGAATTGTTCGTATTTTTAATACGTACGGACCAAGAATGCGACTCAATGATGGCCGTGTAATTCCAGCGTTTATTGGACAAGCGCTTCGTGGAGAAGACTTAACTATTTTTGGCGATGGAAGTCAAACGCGTTCGTTTTGTTATGTAGATGATCAAGTGGAAGGCATTTTCAGGTTATTGCATTCAGATTACCATTTGCCTGTAAATATTGGAAACCCAGATGAAATTACAATTAAAGATTTTGCAGAAGAAATCATCAAACTAACAGGAACAAATCAAAAAGTAGTATATCATCCACTACCGATTAATGATCCTATGCAAAGACAACCTGATACAACAAAGGCAAAAGAGATTTTGGGCTGGGAAGCAAAGGTTTCAAGATCCGAAGGCATGAAAATTACGTATGATTATTTTAAGACGCTTTCTTCAGAAGAATTATTGAAAGAAGAGCACAAAGATTTTACAAAATACATTCACTAA
- a CDS encoding GDP-L-fucose synthase family protein gives MKILVTGGNGMVGKNILEHPKAIQHVLLSPSSTELNLRDYKIVDAYLKKHQPDFIIHSAGLVGGIQANMARPVDFLVYNLDMGRNIIMAAKENGVKALMNMASSCMYPREAQNPLQEELILKGELEPTNEGYAIAKVVATRLCEYIVKENPKLQYKTVIPCNLYGKYDKFSPEHSHMVPAVIKKIYEAKQNKANEIDIWGDGLARREFMYTGDLADFVFYAIEKFDQMPQNINVGLGFDYTINEYYQTIANVIGFEGKFVHDLSKPIGMKQKLIDDEKLKQFGWHHQTSLEDGIKKTVEYFKTSVLHD, from the coding sequence ATGAAAATTCTTGTAACTGGTGGCAACGGCATGGTGGGAAAAAACATTTTGGAACATCCAAAAGCAATTCAACATGTCTTATTATCGCCTTCAAGTACTGAATTGAATTTGCGTGATTATAAAATCGTTGATGCATATTTAAAAAAACACCAACCCGATTTTATTATTCATTCTGCTGGATTAGTTGGTGGCATTCAAGCCAATATGGCAAGACCAGTAGATTTTTTGGTCTATAACTTAGACATGGGAAGAAACATCATCATGGCTGCAAAAGAAAATGGCGTTAAAGCCTTGATGAACATGGCCAGCTCGTGTATGTATCCAAGAGAAGCACAAAATCCCTTGCAAGAAGAATTAATCTTAAAAGGCGAATTAGAACCTACAAATGAAGGATATGCTATTGCAAAAGTAGTTGCCACGCGTTTGTGTGAATACATTGTAAAAGAAAATCCAAAACTACAATACAAAACCGTTATTCCATGTAATTTATATGGAAAATATGATAAGTTTTCGCCAGAACATTCACATATGGTGCCGGCTGTGATTAAAAAAATTTATGAAGCCAAACAAAATAAGGCGAATGAAATTGATATTTGGGGTGATGGTTTAGCCCGAAGAGAATTTATGTACACGGGCGATTTGGCTGACTTTGTGTTTTATGCGATTGAAAAATTTGACCAAATGCCACAAAATATAAATGTGGGATTAGGATTTGATTACACCATTAACGAATATTATCAAACCATTGCCAACGTAATTGGATTTGAAGGAAAATTTGTTCACGATTTGTCAAAACCAATTGGAATGAAACAAAAATTAATTGATGATGAAAAACTAAAACAATTTGGTTGGCACCATCAAACCTCACTAGAAGACGGAATTAAAAAAACAGTTGAATACTTTAAAACATCGGTTTTACATGATTAA
- a CDS encoding polysaccharide biosynthesis C-terminal domain-containing protein, whose translation MQKSKLFFNSIAAIGQVLIVGIVYLVLYRYLLVTLGIELLGVWSLIIASTSLALIANFGISTSIIKFVATYYARNDFDRLRKLIFTAAVFIIGTYSIISVVILIAGTYVLPHFIEAKYLPIALEILPFSLLSLIINALGGVISSCLDGIQKNYIKSYIVSFSSIVLFALSVLLTPKFGLKGLIFAQIFQAIIVLVASIYYLSKSIKSIFTLQWNWSKSLFKEIINYGIKMQALSFMQMSFEPITKALLSKYGGLAMVGYYEMASRLVTQLRSLIVSANQVIIPVVAEAKETKETYVKELYIKTFSIVLLFDIVLITGIIITAPIISFFWIGKIVPFFLFAVVLNSIVAFVNICSNPAYFSYLGEGKLNWLIYSYIAITLLNPILSYFLGIEFNGYGVVVGWNIAFLIGSLLVLFSYHQKNHISLKSLLSLHDLWFIFLASLTSIFGYYSIISWFDSKLNYLFICIFVICLVWFVFSFLKNKHLKNIYQKATQLFTKNK comes from the coding sequence TTGCAAAAATCAAAACTCTTTTTTAATTCAATTGCTGCTATTGGACAAGTGCTAATTGTGGGAATTGTTTATTTGGTTTTGTATCGTTATTTATTAGTTACTTTAGGAATCGAATTATTAGGCGTTTGGTCATTAATTATCGCGTCTACTTCTTTAGCATTGATTGCTAATTTTGGTATAAGTACCAGCATTATAAAGTTTGTAGCCACCTATTATGCAAGAAATGATTTTGATCGTTTAAGAAAACTCATTTTTACAGCAGCTGTTTTCATAATTGGCACCTATTCTATTATTTCAGTGGTTATTTTAATTGCTGGAACATATGTGTTGCCTCATTTTATAGAAGCTAAATACCTTCCAATTGCATTAGAAATACTTCCTTTTTCACTACTTAGTTTAATAATTAATGCATTGGGTGGTGTAATTAGTAGTTGTTTAGATGGAATTCAAAAAAACTACATTAAGAGTTATATTGTAAGTTTTTCATCCATTGTATTGTTTGCATTGAGTGTATTGTTAACCCCAAAATTCGGCTTAAAAGGATTGATTTTTGCGCAAATATTTCAAGCCATCATTGTTTTAGTTGCCTCGATTTACTATTTATCAAAATCCATAAAAAGCATTTTTACATTACAATGGAATTGGTCAAAATCTTTATTTAAAGAAATTATTAATTATGGCATAAAAATGCAAGCCTTATCATTTATGCAAATGTCATTTGAACCTATTACAAAAGCCTTATTGAGTAAATATGGTGGGTTAGCAATGGTAGGTTACTATGAAATGGCGAGTCGATTAGTAACGCAATTGAGAAGTTTAATTGTGAGTGCCAATCAAGTAATTATTCCTGTAGTGGCAGAAGCTAAAGAAACAAAAGAAACGTATGTAAAAGAACTGTATATTAAAACATTTTCAATAGTGCTGTTATTTGATATTGTTTTGATTACCGGAATTATTATTACTGCTCCTATAATATCTTTCTTTTGGATTGGAAAAATTGTGCCTTTTTTCTTGTTTGCCGTAGTTTTAAACAGCATTGTAGCATTTGTCAACATCTGTAGTAATCCGGCTTATTTTAGTTACTTAGGCGAAGGCAAATTGAATTGGTTGATTTATTCATACATTGCTATAACACTATTAAACCCCATTTTAAGCTACTTTTTAGGTATAGAATTTAACGGTTATGGTGTAGTAGTTGGTTGGAATATCGCTTTTCTTATTGGTTCATTACTGGTTCTTTTTTCATACCATCAAAAAAATCATATTTCATTGAAAAGTTTGCTTTCGTTACATGACCTATGGTTTATCTTTTTAGCTTCATTGACAAGCATTTTTGGTTATTATAGTATAATTAGTTGGTTTGATTCTAAGCTAAATTATTTATTTATCTGTATTTTTGTTATATGCCTTGTGTGGTTTGTATTTTCTTTTTTAAAAAACAAACATTTAAAAAATATATATCAAAAAGCAACACAATTATTTACAAAAAATAAATGA
- a CDS encoding O-antigen ligase family protein, which produces MNNIYNFLSNVWKELLEENKQNKAFIPFLLLLITLPISMAINNILLGVFFITSLLYCRKKPFFLTATLLIPILLFIWMSASYFWTIDLKRTGSAIPKEIALLLIPLSFAFIPSFTKNQKDKILQLYSYTMLVYVLFFLIRAFIRFLIAKDTSVFFYHGPDNDTDTGLVPRLLNAIHFSVYVAIAFFYFFIKEHKTKIELIISVFLFVFVILLSSKNIILIVVLLLLIQVFFYSKVANRLRLRNLTIMLLLLGLVVSFGKIKERFLVEFRTNTDKSISHNVALNKEKGINNISIADAWTKDTFHPSDYFPGTAFRVYQFRMFTEFLNEEPIFWTGFGLNASLSKLLEKEKQYNLYPGYGTFNFHNQYVQNFAELGAIGFLLLIVILYMNTKKAFMTKDFIHIAFAVLMLSLFLTESFLWRQRGVLFFMLLYCLFNGEKVLKLEKK; this is translated from the coding sequence ATGAACAATATTTACAACTTTTTAAGCAATGTTTGGAAGGAGCTTCTAGAAGAAAATAAGCAAAATAAGGCGTTTATTCCTTTTTTATTATTATTGATTACTTTGCCAATTTCTATGGCGATTAACAATATTTTATTAGGTGTTTTTTTTATTACTTCTCTTTTATACTGCAGAAAGAAGCCCTTTTTTTTAACGGCAACGCTACTTATACCCATACTTTTATTTATATGGATGAGTGCGTCTTATTTTTGGACGATTGACTTAAAAAGAACGGGTAGTGCAATACCAAAAGAGATTGCCTTATTGTTAATTCCGCTTTCATTTGCTTTCATTCCCTCTTTTACTAAAAATCAAAAAGATAAAATACTACAACTATACAGTTATACAATGTTAGTTTATGTATTGTTTTTTCTAATTCGGGCTTTTATTCGATTTTTGATTGCGAAGGATACCAGTGTTTTCTTTTATCATGGACCAGATAATGATACCGATACTGGTTTAGTGCCAAGATTGTTAAATGCTATTCATTTTTCAGTGTATGTAGCGATTGCTTTCTTTTACTTTTTTATCAAAGAGCACAAAACAAAAATCGAACTGATAATTTCAGTTTTTCTTTTCGTGTTTGTTATTTTATTATCTTCAAAAAACATTATTTTAATAGTTGTTTTATTGCTCTTAATACAAGTTTTTTTCTACTCTAAAGTTGCAAACAGACTTCGATTAAGAAATTTAACAATTATGTTGCTTTTATTAGGCTTAGTCGTTTCTTTTGGAAAAATAAAAGAACGTTTTTTAGTTGAATTTAGAACCAATACCGATAAAAGCATTTCACATAATGTTGCTTTAAATAAAGAAAAAGGAATAAACAACATAAGCATTGCAGATGCTTGGACGAAAGATACATTTCATCCTTCAGATTATTTTCCAGGAACGGCTTTTCGGGTATATCAATTTAGAATGTTTACAGAATTTTTAAATGAAGAACCAATATTTTGGACGGGTTTTGGATTAAATGCATCTCTAAGCAAATTATTAGAAAAAGAAAAGCAATATAATTTATATCCCGGTTACGGCACGTTTAATTTTCATAACCAATATGTGCAAAATTTCGCTGAACTTGGCGCAATAGGGTTTTTATTATTAATTGTTATTTTGTACATGAACACAAAAAAAGCATTTATGACAAAAGATTTTATACATATTGCTTTTGCAGTCTTAATGTTAAGCTTATTTTTGACAGAATCTTTTCTGTGGAGACAAAGAGGCGTATTGTTTTTTATGCTATTATACTGTTTGTTTAATGGGGAAAAGGTTTTAAAATTAGAAAAAAAATAA
- the gmd gene encoding GDP-mannose 4,6-dehydratase has protein sequence MKKALITGINGQDGSYLAELLLEKGYEVHGIIRRSSTFNTERIEHLYIESLIQDLHKDKKIHLHYGDMTDSTSLIRLVQEIQPDEVYNLAAQSHVKVSFDMPEYTAETDAVGTLRLLEAIRICGLTHKTKIYQASTSELYGKVQEVPQKETTPFYPRSPYGVAKIYAFWITKNYRESYGIFAVNGILFNHESERRGETFVTRKITLSASRIKHGIQEKLYLGNLDALRDWGYAKDYVECMWLMLQQEQPEDYVIATGIQYSVRYFCELAFKEAGIEIEWQGENENERGICKATGKVIIEVDPNYYRPAEVESLLGDPTKAKTQLGWNPSRTSIEQLVKIMMQHDLNYVVRFKDRDSLKKYE, from the coding sequence ATGAAAAAAGCGTTAATCACTGGAATTAATGGTCAAGATGGTTCGTACTTAGCCGAATTATTATTAGAAAAAGGATATGAAGTTCACGGGATCATTAGAAGGAGTTCTACTTTTAACACAGAGCGTATTGAACATCTATATATAGAATCTTTAATTCAAGATTTACATAAAGATAAAAAAATTCACCTTCATTATGGTGATATGACTGATTCAACGAGTTTAATCCGATTGGTTCAAGAAATTCAACCTGATGAAGTGTATAATCTGGCCGCTCAGTCACACGTCAAAGTGTCGTTTGATATGCCCGAATATACCGCAGAAACTGATGCGGTAGGAACCCTACGTTTGTTAGAAGCAATTCGAATATGCGGGTTAACTCATAAAACTAAAATTTACCAAGCCTCTACTTCAGAGTTATACGGCAAAGTACAAGAAGTTCCCCAAAAAGAAACTACTCCTTTTTATCCTCGCTCTCCATATGGGGTGGCTAAAATATATGCGTTTTGGATTACCAAAAACTATAGAGAATCGTATGGAATTTTTGCGGTTAACGGCATTTTATTCAATCACGAATCTGAACGTAGAGGCGAAACTTTTGTGACCCGAAAAATTACACTTTCTGCCTCTAGAATTAAACACGGTATTCAAGAAAAACTATACTTAGGAAATCTTGATGCGCTTCGTGATTGGGGCTATGCAAAAGATTATGTGGAATGCATGTGGTTAATGCTCCAACAAGAACAACCTGAAGACTATGTAATTGCTACCGGTATTCAATATTCTGTACGTTACTTTTGTGAATTAGCATTCAAAGAAGCTGGTATTGAAATAGAATGGCAAGGAGAAAATGAAAACGAAAGAGGAATTTGTAAAGCTACTGGAAAAGTAATCATCGAAGTAGACCCTAATTACTATAGACCTGCTGAAGTAGAAAGTTTATTGGGTGACCCTACAAAAGCAAAAACACAATTGGGATGGAATCCTAGCAGAACATCTATTGAACAACTTGTAAAAATTATGATGCAACATGATTTAAACTATGTGGTTCGTTTTAAAGATAGAGATTCATTAAAAAAATACGAATAA